A region of Vigna radiata var. radiata cultivar VC1973A chromosome 6, Vradiata_ver6, whole genome shotgun sequence DNA encodes the following proteins:
- the LOC106765283 gene encoding U-box domain-containing protein 4 isoform X2, producing the protein MEISLLKVLSDAISSFLDLSFSEKMKLEPVSKCYQKAEKMLKLLKPIVDTNVFSDIASHEVDRKLFEELGVAVDELRELILNWHPLSSKIYFVNQVDPIISTVQALGLSILQQLEVSHQVVPDNLGNETSSAIKKSIMEQQEGVIPSLEVLENIADNLGLRSNQEVLIEAVALDKLKEKAEQIENTSEVEYVDKMISIVNRVHEHIVMLKQAQSSIPVSVPADFCCPLSLELMTDPVIVASGQTYERAFIKNWIDLGLTVCPKTRQTLVHTNLIPNYTVKALIANWCETHDVKLPDPIKSKSLNQPSPFRVSMESGLTKDLPGITSSEPHQERTSTLHPSSIPGGSLNGTVHEPYVDLERISHTGSDDGSASSNEGSVDSFGESLTSPSRNALSSEQSHNDVRTTCDVNNTLLSTSSVHNHDASSGELNSGQDAVRLPTRHRDSEFSSRLAVPRSHSQTIWQRSSEWLVPRVVSTSETRADLSAAETQVLKLMEQLKIDSLDAKREATSELRLLAKHNMDNRILISNCGAISLLVDLLQSTDSMIQENSVTALLNLSINDNNKAAIANAGAIEPLIHVLKTGSAEAKENSAATLFSLSVTEENKIRIGRSGAIGPLVDLLGNGTPRGKKDAATALFNLSIFHENKDRIVQAGAVKHLVELMDPAAGMVDKAVAVLANLATIPEGKAAIGDQGGIPVLVEVIELGSVRGKENAAAALLHLCSDNHRYLNSVLQEGAVPPLVALSQSGTPRAKEKALALLNQFRSQRHGGGRG; encoded by the exons ATGGAGATATCTTTATTGAAGGTCCTATCTGATGCAATATCCTCATTTTTGGATTTATCATTTTCTGAAAAGATGAAGTTAGAACCTGTATCAAAATGTTACCAAAAGGCAGAGAAGATGCTTAAGCTATTGAAGCCTATTGTCGATACTAATGTTTTTTCAGATATAGCTTCTCACGAAGTAGATAGGAAACTATTTGAGGAACTTGGTGTGGCAGTTGATGAGTTGAGAGAGCTTATTCTGAACTGGCATCCGTTATCTAGCAAAATTTACTTT GTTAATCAAGTTGATCCCATAATATCAACAGTTCAGGCATTGGGTCTAAGCATTTTACAACAGCTGGAGGTTTCACATCAAGTTGTCCCTGATAATTTGGGAAATGAAACATCATCAGCCATTAAAAAATCTATTATGGAACAACAGGAAGGTGTAATACCAAGTTTGGAGGTCCTGGAAAACATTGCTGACAACCTGGGTCTAAGGTCTAATCAAGAGGTCCTGATTGAGGCTGTAGCCCTTGACAAGCTGAAGGAGAAGGCTGAACAAATTGAAAACACTTCAGAAgttgaatatgttgataaaatGATCTCAATTGTAAATCGTGTGCATGAGCATATTGTTATGCTTAAGCAAGCTCAGAGTTCTATCCCAGTGTCAGTACCTGCTGACTTTTGCTGTCCCCTGTCTTTGGAATTGATGACAGATCCGGTCATTGTTGCATCTGGACAAACATATGAGCGGGCTTTCATCAAGAACTGGATTGACCTAGGTCTTACTGTTTGTCCAAAGACACGCCAGACTCTAGTCCACACCAATCTAATACCTAACTACACTGTAAAAGCATTAATTGCTAACTGGTGTGAAACACATGATGTAAAGCTTCCTGATCCCATTAAGTCCAAAAGCTTAAATCAACCATCTCCCTTTCGTGTGTCTATGGAGTCTGGTTTGACCAAGGATTTGCCTGGTATAACTAGTAGTGAACCCCACCAAGAACGAACATCAACATTGCATCCCTCTTCTATTCCAGGTGGTTCTTTGAATGGCACGGTTCATGAGCCATATGTGGATCTTGAAAGAATATCACACACAGGTTCAGATGATGGATCTGCCAGCTCAAATGAAGGGAGTGTCGATTCATTTGGTGAATCATTAACATCACCATCCAGAAATGCCTTGAGCTCAGAACAATCTCACAATGATGTTAGAACTACTTGTGATGTCAACAATACTCTGCTGTCGACCAGTTCAGTCCACAATCACGATGCTTCTTCTGGGGAATTGAATTCAGGACAAGATGCTGTTCGCTTGCCAACTCGGCATAGAGACTCTGAGTTTTCTTCCCGATTAGCAGTGCCAAGGTCTCATAGCCAAACTATATGGCAACGATCATCTGAGTGGCTTGTTCCTAGGGTAGTGTCTACTAGTGAAACAAGAGCTGATCTTTCTGCTGCTGAAACCCAGGTTTTGAAATTAATGGAGCAGTTAAAGATTGATTCTCTTGATGCTAAGAGAGAGGCAACATCAGAACTTCGCCTTCTTGCTAAGCACAATATGGATAACCGAATTCTGATTTCAAATTGTGGAGCCATTAGCTTATTAGTTGATTTACTGCAGTCAACTGATTCTATGATCCAGGAAAATTCTGTTACAGCTCTCCTTAACTTATCAATCAATGATAACAACAAGGCTGCTATTGCAAATGCTGGTGCAATTGAACCTTTGATTCATGTCCTCAAGACAGGGAGTGCAGAAGCCAAGGAAAATTCAGCTGCCACTCTTTTCAGCCTCTCAGTAACTGAGGAAAACAAAATCAGGATAGGGAGGTCTGGGGCAATTGGACCACTGGTTGATTTGTTGGGAAACGGAACCCCAAGGGGGAAGAAAGATGCTGCCACTGCCTTGTTTAATTTGTCCATATTTCACGAAAACAAGGACCGGATTGTGCAAGCAGGTGCTGTAAAACACCTTGTAGAGTTAATGGACCCAGCAGCTGGAATGGTGGACAAGGCTGTGGCTGTTTTAGCAAATCTTGCTACAATACCAGAAGGGAAAGCAGCCATTGGTGATCAAGGTGGGATTCCTGTTTTGGTTGAGGTTATTGAGTTGGGCTCTGTGAGAGGAAAGGAGAATGCTGCAGCGGCTCTTCTACATCTATGCTCAGACAACCACAGATATTTAAACAGTGTGCTCCAAGAAGGAGCTGTTCCACCTTTAGTAGCATTGTCACAATCAGGCACCCCAAGGGCCAAAGAAAAG gCCCTTGCACTCCTTAATCAATTTAGAAGCCAAAGACATGGTGGTGGGAGAGGTTGA
- the LOC106765194 gene encoding peroxidase 4, whose translation MALSSSSSSSSSTTTFAITLFTLFLIGSSSAQLSENFYAKQCPKLLSAVKSVVQSAVAKEPRMGASLLRLFFHDCFVNGCDASVLLDGPSSEKTAPPNANSLRGYEVIDAIKSKVEAICPGIVSCADITAIAARDSVTILGGPFWKVKLGRRDSKTGFLQLASSGVLPSPSSSLSTLISNFKDQGLSAKDMVALSGAHTIGKARCAVYGSRIYNEKNIDSLFAKARQKNCPRDSSGTAKNNNVAPLDLKTPDHFDNSYYKNLISKKGLLHSDQVLFNGGSTDSLVREYSNNQRAFESDFVTAMIKMGNIKPLTGSNGEIRRHCSRPN comes from the exons ATGgcactttcttcttcttcttcttcttcttcttcaacaacCACTTTTGCTATAACTTTGTTCACTCTTTTTCTTATAGGAAGTTCTTCAGCTCAACTCTCTGAGAACTTCTACGCAAAACAATGTCCCAAGCTTTTATCTGCTGTAAAATCTGTGGTTCAATCTGCTGTGGCTAAAGAACCTCGAATGGGAGCTTCTCTCCTTCGCCTCTTCTTTCATGACTGCTTTGTCAAT GGTTGTGATGCATCAGTACTACTTGATGGCCCTTCCTCAGAGAAGACTGCACCACCCAACGCTAATTCTTTGAGAGGCTATGAAGTCATTGATGCCATTAAGTCTAAGGTGGAGGCAATTTGCCCAGGAATAGTCTCATGTGCTGATATAACAGCCATTGCTGCTCGTGATTCTGTCACTATT CTTGGAGGGCCATTTTGGAAGGTTAAACTTGGTAGAAGGGATTCCAAGACTGGATTCCTCCAACTTGCAAGCAGTGGTGTTCTCCCATCTCCATCTTCTTCCCTCAGCACCCTTATCTCAAACTTCAAAGATCAAGGCCTCTCTGCCAAGGACATGGTAGCCTTATCTG GAGCACACACAATTGGGAAGGCAAGGTGTGCAGTTTATGGAAGTCGCATATACAATGAAAAAAACATTGACAGTTTGTTTGCGAAGGCAAGGCAAAAGAACTGTCCAAGAGACAGCAGTGGGACAGCAAAGAACAACAATGTTGCACCACTAGATTTGAAAACTCCTGACCATTTTGACAACAGCTACTACAAGAATCTCATCAGCAAAAAGGGCCTTCTTCATTCTGATCAAGTTCTCTTCAATGGAGGATCCACAGATTCACTTGTTAGAGAGTACAGCAACAATCAGAGGGCATTTGAGTCTGATTTTGTCACTGCAATGATCAAGATGGGAAACATCAAACCTTTAACCGGCTCAAATGGGGAGATAAGGAGGCATTGCAGTAGACCTAATTAG
- the LOC106765283 gene encoding U-box domain-containing protein 4 isoform X1, which produces MRCCQPILLLLSLSTGNYLPYSTSPLNLPYFCAGIMEISLLKVLSDAISSFLDLSFSEKMKLEPVSKCYQKAEKMLKLLKPIVDTNVFSDIASHEVDRKLFEELGVAVDELRELILNWHPLSSKIYFVNQVDPIISTVQALGLSILQQLEVSHQVVPDNLGNETSSAIKKSIMEQQEGVIPSLEVLENIADNLGLRSNQEVLIEAVALDKLKEKAEQIENTSEVEYVDKMISIVNRVHEHIVMLKQAQSSIPVSVPADFCCPLSLELMTDPVIVASGQTYERAFIKNWIDLGLTVCPKTRQTLVHTNLIPNYTVKALIANWCETHDVKLPDPIKSKSLNQPSPFRVSMESGLTKDLPGITSSEPHQERTSTLHPSSIPGGSLNGTVHEPYVDLERISHTGSDDGSASSNEGSVDSFGESLTSPSRNALSSEQSHNDVRTTCDVNNTLLSTSSVHNHDASSGELNSGQDAVRLPTRHRDSEFSSRLAVPRSHSQTIWQRSSEWLVPRVVSTSETRADLSAAETQVLKLMEQLKIDSLDAKREATSELRLLAKHNMDNRILISNCGAISLLVDLLQSTDSMIQENSVTALLNLSINDNNKAAIANAGAIEPLIHVLKTGSAEAKENSAATLFSLSVTEENKIRIGRSGAIGPLVDLLGNGTPRGKKDAATALFNLSIFHENKDRIVQAGAVKHLVELMDPAAGMVDKAVAVLANLATIPEGKAAIGDQGGIPVLVEVIELGSVRGKENAAAALLHLCSDNHRYLNSVLQEGAVPPLVALSQSGTPRAKEKALALLNQFRSQRHGGGRG; this is translated from the exons TGCAGGTATTATGGAGATATCTTTATTGAAGGTCCTATCTGATGCAATATCCTCATTTTTGGATTTATCATTTTCTGAAAAGATGAAGTTAGAACCTGTATCAAAATGTTACCAAAAGGCAGAGAAGATGCTTAAGCTATTGAAGCCTATTGTCGATACTAATGTTTTTTCAGATATAGCTTCTCACGAAGTAGATAGGAAACTATTTGAGGAACTTGGTGTGGCAGTTGATGAGTTGAGAGAGCTTATTCTGAACTGGCATCCGTTATCTAGCAAAATTTACTTT GTTAATCAAGTTGATCCCATAATATCAACAGTTCAGGCATTGGGTCTAAGCATTTTACAACAGCTGGAGGTTTCACATCAAGTTGTCCCTGATAATTTGGGAAATGAAACATCATCAGCCATTAAAAAATCTATTATGGAACAACAGGAAGGTGTAATACCAAGTTTGGAGGTCCTGGAAAACATTGCTGACAACCTGGGTCTAAGGTCTAATCAAGAGGTCCTGATTGAGGCTGTAGCCCTTGACAAGCTGAAGGAGAAGGCTGAACAAATTGAAAACACTTCAGAAgttgaatatgttgataaaatGATCTCAATTGTAAATCGTGTGCATGAGCATATTGTTATGCTTAAGCAAGCTCAGAGTTCTATCCCAGTGTCAGTACCTGCTGACTTTTGCTGTCCCCTGTCTTTGGAATTGATGACAGATCCGGTCATTGTTGCATCTGGACAAACATATGAGCGGGCTTTCATCAAGAACTGGATTGACCTAGGTCTTACTGTTTGTCCAAAGACACGCCAGACTCTAGTCCACACCAATCTAATACCTAACTACACTGTAAAAGCATTAATTGCTAACTGGTGTGAAACACATGATGTAAAGCTTCCTGATCCCATTAAGTCCAAAAGCTTAAATCAACCATCTCCCTTTCGTGTGTCTATGGAGTCTGGTTTGACCAAGGATTTGCCTGGTATAACTAGTAGTGAACCCCACCAAGAACGAACATCAACATTGCATCCCTCTTCTATTCCAGGTGGTTCTTTGAATGGCACGGTTCATGAGCCATATGTGGATCTTGAAAGAATATCACACACAGGTTCAGATGATGGATCTGCCAGCTCAAATGAAGGGAGTGTCGATTCATTTGGTGAATCATTAACATCACCATCCAGAAATGCCTTGAGCTCAGAACAATCTCACAATGATGTTAGAACTACTTGTGATGTCAACAATACTCTGCTGTCGACCAGTTCAGTCCACAATCACGATGCTTCTTCTGGGGAATTGAATTCAGGACAAGATGCTGTTCGCTTGCCAACTCGGCATAGAGACTCTGAGTTTTCTTCCCGATTAGCAGTGCCAAGGTCTCATAGCCAAACTATATGGCAACGATCATCTGAGTGGCTTGTTCCTAGGGTAGTGTCTACTAGTGAAACAAGAGCTGATCTTTCTGCTGCTGAAACCCAGGTTTTGAAATTAATGGAGCAGTTAAAGATTGATTCTCTTGATGCTAAGAGAGAGGCAACATCAGAACTTCGCCTTCTTGCTAAGCACAATATGGATAACCGAATTCTGATTTCAAATTGTGGAGCCATTAGCTTATTAGTTGATTTACTGCAGTCAACTGATTCTATGATCCAGGAAAATTCTGTTACAGCTCTCCTTAACTTATCAATCAATGATAACAACAAGGCTGCTATTGCAAATGCTGGTGCAATTGAACCTTTGATTCATGTCCTCAAGACAGGGAGTGCAGAAGCCAAGGAAAATTCAGCTGCCACTCTTTTCAGCCTCTCAGTAACTGAGGAAAACAAAATCAGGATAGGGAGGTCTGGGGCAATTGGACCACTGGTTGATTTGTTGGGAAACGGAACCCCAAGGGGGAAGAAAGATGCTGCCACTGCCTTGTTTAATTTGTCCATATTTCACGAAAACAAGGACCGGATTGTGCAAGCAGGTGCTGTAAAACACCTTGTAGAGTTAATGGACCCAGCAGCTGGAATGGTGGACAAGGCTGTGGCTGTTTTAGCAAATCTTGCTACAATACCAGAAGGGAAAGCAGCCATTGGTGATCAAGGTGGGATTCCTGTTTTGGTTGAGGTTATTGAGTTGGGCTCTGTGAGAGGAAAGGAGAATGCTGCAGCGGCTCTTCTACATCTATGCTCAGACAACCACAGATATTTAAACAGTGTGCTCCAAGAAGGAGCTGTTCCACCTTTAGTAGCATTGTCACAATCAGGCACCCCAAGGGCCAAAGAAAAG gCCCTTGCACTCCTTAATCAATTTAGAAGCCAAAGACATGGTGGTGGGAGAGGTTGA